In Corynebacterium ulcerans, one genomic interval encodes:
- a CDS encoding aspartate kinase, translated as MALVVQKYGGSSLESAERIRRVAERIVATKKQGNDVVVVCSAMGDTTDELLDLASQVNPVPPAREMDMLLTAGERISNALVAMAIESFGAKAQSFTGSQAGVITTERHGNARIVDVTPGRVREALDGGKICLVAGFQGVNRESKDVTTLGRGGSDTTAVALAAALNADVCEIYSDVDGVYTADPRIVSNARKLDQLCFEEMLELAASGSKILVLRSVEYARAFGVPLRVRSSYSNDPGTLVAGSMEDIPVEEAVLSGVATDNSEAKITVLGIPDSPGAASVVFRALADAEINIDTVLQNISSLEDNRTDITFTCPRADGPHAMELLRNLQPQNDWQNVLYDDQIGKVSLVGAGMKSHPGVTAEFCEALRDQGINIELITTSEIRISVLIRETDLPAAARALHEKFELGGDEEAKVYAGTGR; from the coding sequence GTGGCACTTGTCGTCCAGAAATATGGCGGTTCTTCGCTGGAAAGCGCGGAAAGAATTCGTCGCGTTGCCGAGCGAATCGTGGCCACTAAAAAACAAGGCAACGATGTTGTTGTGGTGTGCTCCGCAATGGGAGACACCACTGATGAGCTTCTCGACCTCGCCTCCCAGGTTAATCCGGTACCACCTGCGCGTGAGATGGACATGCTGCTTACAGCAGGAGAGCGCATTTCCAACGCACTTGTGGCCATGGCGATCGAATCATTTGGTGCGAAAGCCCAATCTTTTACTGGTTCACAAGCAGGCGTGATTACTACCGAACGCCATGGCAATGCCCGCATCGTGGACGTTACTCCAGGGCGTGTGCGCGAAGCACTGGATGGCGGAAAAATCTGTCTTGTTGCCGGATTTCAGGGAGTTAACCGCGAGTCTAAAGATGTGACCACGCTGGGACGTGGCGGCTCGGACACCACGGCAGTTGCCCTTGCCGCGGCGCTCAATGCTGACGTATGTGAGATCTATTCAGACGTAGACGGCGTGTATACGGCCGACCCTCGCATCGTGAGCAACGCGCGCAAGCTAGATCAACTCTGTTTTGAAGAGATGCTGGAACTTGCAGCGAGTGGCTCAAAAATTCTTGTTCTGCGCAGCGTCGAATATGCTCGTGCATTCGGCGTTCCCCTGCGCGTTCGTTCGTCGTATAGCAATGACCCCGGAACCCTAGTTGCCGGATCAATGGAGGATATTCCTGTGGAAGAAGCAGTACTTTCTGGCGTAGCAACTGATAACTCCGAGGCCAAGATCACGGTCCTGGGCATCCCTGATTCACCCGGTGCTGCTTCTGTGGTCTTCCGTGCGCTTGCCGACGCCGAAATCAACATCGACACAGTCCTGCAAAACATCTCCTCCCTGGAAGACAATCGCACGGACATCACATTCACCTGCCCGCGTGCCGATGGCCCCCACGCCATGGAGCTCCTACGCAACCTGCAGCCGCAGAACGACTGGCAGAACGTGCTTTACGACGATCAGATCGGCAAGGTTTCCCTTGTCGGAGCCGGTATGAAATCGCACCCAGGCGTTACCGCAGAATTCTGCGAAGCACTCCGCGACCAGGGGATTAACATTGAACTGATCACCACTTCCGAGATCCGCATCTCCGTGCTGATCCGTGAAACCGACTTGCCTGCAGCAGCGAGGGCTCTCCACGAAAAGTTCGAGCTTGGTGGAGACGAAGAAGCTAAGGTTTACGCTGGGACGGGGCGGTAA